The genomic interval atttAGAGATACAAATTTTTAAGGTACCAAAATAATCATTTAACTCtacatattaaataataaaagattGTTTACATGGATAGAGTGTGTTTgtttaaatgttaaaattttatttgaaaaattaatattctcatattttatataacctttaaaaattattttggataCTTTTCATGCTTGGAAAACTTTTTATTCCTTATTTGACTTCATTTTTACCTATCTCACGAGGAAAATATAGCTACATTCGCATTAAAGTATGATAAATTGTTTTCTAACCTAATTCTAACTTCTATTTCTATTCTTATTTTGTATTCGaacatttaaaatttacaagtacttataaaaaaaatactaaaatctatttttttaaatgttataccAATTTCACTTTATACTTACTAAGATTGACAACATTGTGGATTATTCTGCTCCTTAGGAAGCATAATGAGTCGTTCATATAAGTTAGCTCCTCAACTCAAATTATGTACTTAGAACTTATTATGTCTTAGGCCTAGTTCATACTAACACTCAATTTTAGAAGGTAATTACTTTCTGCATTTGCAAATTTTTCtctcataactttttttttaaaaaaaaatactcattttATCCTTTGTTATTTGTATTTCTTTCCCATTTTTCCTTAATTACTTTCTGTATTTGCATACTTTTCTTACTATTCAATCTTCTTTGCTATACGGAACAAAcccatttccttttttttttctccacttCATTTATCAtctgattttttaaatataatttgctTCATTTGTTTTCATTATCTCTTGAACTCTCTTTCTACACCATGTTCTGCTGAGAAATTTAGGAACTTGGATGATTagaaatttatgatttttttttcctatttttagtTTGGTGATactcattatttttttctctctttcatttcgataaaaaaaaaatattcttttctctctttcttttcccACGTCTatctaaattttgaatttttttataaaacaattcaATGTTTAAAAACATTAAAGCACAACCAAAAATATCCTAAATGTCATATACCATAttactttctttttttaatgattacatGTTAGTGGTAATTATTTGGACCCTCCTTGATTCAAAATTTTACGTCTACTTTTATAATCAATTAACGTTATCCTCTGTTTGTGTGAATAGCTAAAAGACATTTTTATGGATTGTGGAACCAAACGGATAACTAGTGGTATAATGTTGAcccagataaaaaaattaatttcgaCTTGGTAAATGATCAGATGACGCCAAATGTCAGTTGAAGTACAATAGATATTAGCCACAAAATTCCCTAATGTCTATAAATTGTTACTTATTATTGCGTCGCCTACATGAAAAAGGGTAACGGGTGAAAATGTAAATGTTGAGAACGCTGGAGTAGAATCTGGGCTAATTATGAagattttaaacaaaattataatactATAAATAATGGTAATATTTCATCTGTTAATATAGGCATGGACAATGAAGCTGAAATAGGTGAACCTTTTGTAAATCGAGTACTAGAAAATGAGCAGTGAATCTTATATCTAATCATCACAAGAGTGATGATGATTTGAGTTTAAATATGCACAAGAAAAAAGGATGGAATTCATTGAAGATGTGCATTCAGATGATGGTAGAAAAGATAATATATACATTGACAGGATCTAGAGGGAAGTCATATTGGAAATGGATTTTTGTTTGTTGGTGTATATCATTTTAGACTCTAATAAAGGAGGGATTCAAATTCTCAGACTAAAAATTTTCAAGTTTGAAGACTGTACATCTCATGATTCTCTATGCCCGGTGAAATGACATATAACATCAAAACCTACAATGTTGTACTCAACTGCATAAGACAAACCAAAAACTGGGGAAGCTACTTTTGCTTGAATTGCTAAAAGGCTGGAAAATAAGCACAGAGAAGATTATGAAATGTCATGTGCTAGAATAAAGGTAGGAAATGATGGAGATGTAGGGATTGGAGCTTAATAAAACAATGCAACTATGACATGCTCATAGGAGAGTCATTGATGAAAATAAGGGGTAAGTCTTATAATGTTACTCCTGCTTCACTGAGGTGAGTCAGAAATACCAAGAAAGAATAGTAAAATTAGAATTACAACATAGAATCAACAAAAACCTAGACTTCAAAAAGGTTGTATGTTACAAtgcaataaaagaaatatttgtaCGAGGATATCAACCATGTTAGTCATTTCGAAGTTATTTTTTACTTGCCTTGTCTGAGACAGTCACTTGAAATCAGAGTTAAATAACACAAAAGACACCATTGCAACACAACTACCATTAGCAACAGTAATTTTCACTAAATGTCGTTAAGATAGAATTCAAAAGCATcacataaatatttagaatGGAGACAGTAATGATAGTAGACAAGGACTAGATGTACTATATAACACAGTCAACCTTGACATATTTTGATCACAAATTTTTCATCAATTCAATTCAGAATTTAGTGGAGATGGTGTACCATCACTTGGCCATCATGACCTTAACAAACTCCTCATAATTGATTTGGCCATCACCATCAACGTCAGCCTCTCGAATCATCTCATCAACCTCTTCGTCAGTGAGCTTCTCCCCAAGGTTGGTCATCACGTGGCGGAGCTCAGCAGCAGAAATGAACCCATTCTGGTCCTTGTCGAACACTCGGAACGCCTCTTTCAGCTCCTCCTCAGAGTCAGTGTCCTTCATCTTTCTGGCCATGAGGTTCAAGAACTCAGGGAAGTCAATGGTGCCATTGCCATCAGCATCTACTTCGTTGATCATGTCTTGGAGCTCTGCCTCAGTAGGATTCTGACCCAAAGAACGCATGACAGTTCCAAGCTCCTTTGTTGTGATGCAACCTGCAACAATATCAAACACCATgtaaaaatcaacaaaaaaacCTCCCAATTTAACTCATGCTTACAAATCTTAATCATGCTCAAAGGGATGGATGCCACATACATAATGAGAACAAGATTTTAAATGCTTCTGCAATCTACAAAAACTTAAATTGTCTTTCAAATTATCTTTTATTCGGACTTTTCAGATCCCTTCCCCTCGgatttcaaataaaattgaaaaaattaaaataaaatctgtTTTTCAGTAAACAAAACGGTGCATACCCCAGGTTTAAACTCCAGATAACTAATCAAGCTACAACAATTTTTGCAAGTTCATCCAAGCTTTTGTAATTAAaatcaagttaaaaaaaaaattgacagaATTCTTATAAATAACAACttaaaaagtatatattaaatgttgtaaaatcaataaaatttacCATAACTAGGTTTGGCGTATGTGTGTCATTAACAATACTTCTTTTAACTAAACGGACTTGTATGTTTCCATATAATATGAGAATGTTGGGATGCAAAACCAGAAAGAAAGgggaaaagagaaaagagaaattaACAATTTGTTTCATTTAATCTTTTGTCTATAGAATAAAGTGAGAGGTTAACGAATCGAAAATGCGaaggaaaaattgaaaaaagagaAGAGATGTGATAGGAACAAACCATCGCCATCCTTATCGAACAAGCTGAAGGCTTCCTTGAACTCAGAGATCTGGTCATCGGTGAGTTGATCTGCCATTGTAATTAGAATGAATTgctctttctttctttgaatgggttttttttttctgctaaTTTTctgaagaaagagagagaaacgAAGAAACTGCAGAAAACAGCGTTTGAATCTTATTCCGACAAAACCTCCCCTTCTTATATCATCTCACCAACACAGACACtcctctcttttttctttaCCGTAAATAAGATTGACTTGTTTCCGTTTTTTTCTATAACAACTCCTTCTTTTTTCTCATCCAACTATTCTCCTATTTTACTCCATCTCAAAATTaatgttaaatgattttatttaaagttattttattattaaatatatttactccattaataaattttttaagattACTTTTTTTAAGATTACTTTTTCTAGAATTTAAGAGAGTTTTTTAAATTATCCTTGTGAAATTTGATTAAATGTATtccttttaagaaaataaataaaaagaaagatttaatatattatagaaatttatagaaataataaatcaaaattatatattaatttataattttaaaataacgcgatttcaaaaaaattattaaaattatttgtacTGGTCATTGCTAatataagtttaaaattaaatgaatatgtaatttataatataaagtataaatttgaactattaaattaataaaaaaaatattgataatattaattagtattatattataatattgtaaagttgacaaaaaaaagttaaatagatttatttattatagataATATGTAAaggttaaaatttataaaaacatttttcataattaatgacaatttcaatatattaataatagagGTTAATGTtcttttaacaaaaattaagtagtatgtttaattaaataaaaatattaattgaggTAAACGTAGAAAatacaattttcttaaaaatttaaaatagtaatttcattctttattaattacagtttaattatttataaataattaaaaaaatagttttgttaATAAAACTTGTAAACTATTATTGTAGGAGTAAATACACAATGCAATAgagaaatttattttaagtacataaaattatgtttaaaaataaattgattttataattaataaatattaattggCATAAAAGAGTTAtttaacagaaaaaatattatataaaaaaattagtttaaaatttatgaaataatacagattatttaaaaaaaaattgtataagaatagttcaaatttcatttttttaaagttaaatgtAGATGGatagaaaataaatgaaattaaaagaatagaacgcgattgaaattaaataaatgtacattaaaataaaacttgaaaaCATGATAGaggttttcattttttcttgtgAATCTGGTTATGTTATGTTTATCAGTAGTTACTATATTCTAAGTGTTTTATGTGTAATTTTTTCTTTGGAAAAGTAATTTAATCTTGTCACATGATTCTTCATGTTAAACGCTCTGATCTCacatgtgagttgattttatgattGTATATTTTATGGATTGCACTTTGTTTAGgaatttttgaattaaaaattatggTGAGAACCCTAAAGAAGATTTctactggacacgaacttaaccaagtggttaagtaattGTGAAGGTTtgcttctagagggcaaagagaaaaatataatataggatgatgatgatgatgaaagtTTATTTTAGGATCACACATTTTATGGGTTGCACTTTATTTAGGATATTTTGAATTAGCGATTATGGTGAGAAACCTAAAGAAGATTCTCACTAGACACGAaatcaagtggttaagtaagtgtgaatgttcacttctagagggtaAAGAGAAAAGTACAATATAGGAGGATGATGATGTGCCAGAATTAAAGAGCataaatggaaaggaaaacaatATAGAAACCGAAAAGGGAAAAAGAATAATACAAATTCATAAGAGGGAATGGAGATGGCACatggtgaagaaaagaaaagataaaaagataagAGAAAGCTTATGGATGGTGAGAAGttgtcacgccacttgaaggaggggatactccaagatgagtggtgaagagtcgccacttgaagtgtttcgcactcaagataagacccaaagaTAATAGGAGACTCAGCTCACTAAAGATTCtgacagagtttctttactttcaaaatttaatGTCTCAAATACATGAAGCAAGAGATGTAAGAAATGTagggctaaacaagaggggggtgaattgtttttaaaagattttcgcaaatactGGATAAGAATGAAAGTAAATGTAGAATTACAGATAAAGCAATCAAATCATCCAAGAAACAAAATGTATTTAAACTGTTTCTAGaataacaatcggttgtttctacgaatcaatcgattgttctTACCAGCACATCaacaaaaacagatttaaaagCAGAGAGGGAGAAAGAGATTTACACACAatgtttttatattggttcactcataacctgagctacatccagtcccatAACAACCTCTGGATAATCCACTATGTAATCTCAGATTACAAAAACAAACACATCAAACAGTCTATCTTAATACCTTCAAGACTACATGCCCTTTTGAAGCACCACCACACACAATCAAAACACCATCTGACTTAAACTACAAAACACTTTACAATATTCAAACGTAAacaaaaatacaagtatgaataGAACAGGTTACACCTGATACACGAAGGAAAACACAACTCCTATTTCACTCTTTTGACCAAGGCAAAGCATATAACAATCTTgcaatctttttgaaaaattataagcTATTTTCTGTAATCTTATTGATGTGTTAATAAAGATTCAAAACCCAGTTATAAATCCACAAAAATAGTCGTTTGTTTTAGTTAAACAAAGCCCAAAGCATATGCATATCAAGCCAAAACAATTTTGAcagttaaaacaaaatttgttatgtttttcaaaaaacaatcgattgaaacctcgattcaatcgattgatttggCTCTGACTTGTAAAATCAGCCAATTTTAGCTTttcaaaatccttttcaaaactccaagtataaaacaatcgattgaaacgtagaaacaacaggttgtttttcacttactttgaaaaacatttttctttaaaagatCTTGATTGTTTTAGCTTTAGATTGGACTAAGAGTGATTTAACAAATTCTAAATACATAGAACAAAAAGCCCCCCACAAGCAGCAACCCATCTTTAAGCATCCTTCTTAGATTTGGAATCATCAAAGCTTCATCTTCAACAAGACACtttatttataggagagagtgtcTTGGAGAGCAAGATAGAGGGGTAGAGGTGTCATTTGTAAGAAACATTCTATAAGGTAGGTCAAAGAGGAGTGTCTCCTAAGCTAACCTACATCTTATAGAAAGtaggttaaaaaccctaattctaggtGTCTTGTCATGAAAAGTGGActttggcacaagcccaaatATACTAAGTGCACCATACTTtagtttattcttctatttggacccccagaATAAGcacaatttatttacataaacttgtcttttaaAAAGACCGGAAGAAAGAACATTTAATGCTTTGACCTATGTCGAGTTCTTCTTCTGCTAAGGTCCTTCTGAAGTTTGGTGGGGTTTTGTCTTAGATGCTGAGATAAATgacttaattgtgaagtgtCTGTTGTGTTCTTGGTTATCTCTGTGTCTAACTGGGTTGTATAATGCCCCAAGTTGGAAAGAATTCGATCTCGAATTTAAAACTCCTAAAAATAACATGGTTAGTTTGTTCACAGGATAGATAGAAACATTTATAGTAATGgattaagaaaaaatttatgaaagtttttgagtgatgtgatgagtatgattaaaattgtattttttaattgataaaaaagtaacattacaaatatataattgtatttaaaaatattaaaaaataaatatgcttTATTCACTTGTGAATTTATGATTAAGGGTTAGGATTATAATTATAGTTAAGGTTATATAATTAGGAGTTTGGGTTATGATTTAAAATTAGAGTTCGAGGTATGTTTAAGGTTAGGATTCAGATTATGGGTTGGGATTATGATTTAGGGTTAGAGTTAAAATTAGAGTAAAGATAAAGGCtagtagggatggcaaagcggggcggGCCATGCGGGCTGGCCCGCGGCTCGCATGTAAAAAACGCGGGATGGGCtaaccttttcaacccgctaacccgcattagcccgcagcccgcgcgggccagcagcggggcggggcgggctagcccgctaacccgcaagaaaaaaaaatgtcatttttttaatgtgtgcagatgacggggaagattataattatgaaaaaatggatgaaagttcttctaaggcgacatccaatgttattgaaatggaagaatgtcaataatgtttatgtttaatgttttttaattaatgtttatgtttatgtttaatgttttagaattaggtatgtttaatgttttggaagtggaagaatagtgatatttgatatttatcttaatgtttgattttttgatgtttgactatgtttgaaaaggaagaatttttttttggatttgatagtaacaaatatataggtttaatttaacaattttttaataacaaaatttaaaaaaataatatttaatttaaaaaaaaaaaagaaacgcgggctggcccgcaaacctgcgggccagctcttatgcggggcaGGTCGGGAATTCTAacccgcaataactttgcggggcgggctggcccgctttgccacccctaaaGGCTAGTAATGGTGTTAGAGTTAGAATTACGGTTAGGATTAGGATCAGATTTAGAGTTAGAGTTAGGATTAGGATTAGGATCAGGATCACAGTTAGAGTTAGGATTAGGATCAGAGTTAGAGTTATTGTAAAGTTAACATTCGATTATGACgctattaaataatatatattttttattaaataataattaattttaaaaataagaaataattagttattaaatttgttaaattaaataataatttataaattaaataattattgatatctaaaataatttatattattaataaaatttataaaattatttctaaattaatatttaagttcaaggttttaactaattatcgtatattttaaattaatcattaatttataattaaagaataatatagaatttactttatttataataaaaataattttataaagactaatattaaatacaaatttaaaaactattttataattttttaataataatataaactattttagatactaatattttttttaatttataaagtaacATTTAACTTAATgcaataactaattatttttatctttaaaattaatttttatttaatcatttataatatatatatatatatatgaatgagAATTTGGAAATCTGTTTTagaacttttttattttttagaaaaaaaacatattataatttaaaaatatttaagtgtttAAAGTTATagaattttgaattaaaagggCAAGCATTTAGATTTAATTGTACTCTTTCTTATATTACATATATTTGGTAATAATTAAACTTTACtattccaaataaaaaaaatcaaattttaaatctgtggtttagataaaaaaaattgaactaaatttttttcagaaaataataattaaattatactcTAAATAATACtactttattttaatgaaaatttaaCTGTTACTTCAATCTCAACATAATATTactataaatatattaacacaaaaaataagaaattgatcaaaagaataagaaaaatgtCTGCAATATACATTATTCATTTTTCTCAAATGAAAACAACATCGAAAATCAGCCTTCACGGCCaaatttttaatcaaaataataagaatttctttcttttcttttcttcttgtcTATTCAATGAATTGAATTATTATGTATGATTGATTTTATAAATGTAAAGTGAGTATTAGTTTGTTATTCATTTgatttgtgaaatttttaaTTGATGTGTGTTGTATGAAAACTATTAGTGGGAATGATAGAATTCAAATGAAATTGAGGTCATACATTTGGAATAATGTGAGTCATTGTTTgattgtgtattaagtattgacaCCTAGGTTGTAATAGATATCACATAACTTCATTTATAGTCTAAATCACATgtactaagatatcaggtggtgagaagctaaATGGAGTGTTCTTACACATTGTGACCACATGTAGATACACAATTTGGGTTGTAATGAACTTATCATGATCCTTTCTCTTAGGTTCGCTTGTAAATATAGGTCTTGGGTATTGGATCAGATGTTAGTCTCTAATAGAATATACTTAATAcaagtcttccggaagacgtaaGTTGATATTGTACTTTTTGAACATTCTTTATGTACAGATTTatgtgtggtctatatggtTGTTATATATGGGTAATGAGATGAAATTGAATTATCATAGTTGATACATGGATCTTGTATGTTTAtgttgattgaaaaaaaaactgaattatttataatctaattactttttatatatgtatgttaaaaaattattttaataatttaccCTTACATGTGTTTGTTTTATTAGgaattataataacaatattatatacgagcgtatatatatatatatatatatatatatatatatatatattatatatatatatatattacccttatttttttaaaatattttgtatttatacatACTAGGTTATTATAGCAGGAGAAagattttatctataaaatgggaaaaattgtatttatgaaatattattaatatattaataactaattaaataattgtaatttatgtaggtatatattttaatttttttgttacaataaagatttatagaGATGTCTTAAAGTgtcttatat from Phaseolus vulgaris cultivar G19833 chromosome 1, P. vulgaris v2.0, whole genome shotgun sequence carries:
- the LOC137813773 gene encoding calmodulin-7, whose amino-acid sequence is MADQLTDDQISEFKEAFSLFDKDGDGCITTKELGTVMRSLGQNPTEAELQDMINEVDADGNGTIDFPEFLNLMARKMKDTDSEEELKEAFRVFDKDQNGFISAAELRHVMTNLGEKLTDEEVDEMIREADVDGDGQINYEEFVKVMMAK